In a genomic window of Variovorax paradoxus:
- a CDS encoding transporter substrate-binding domain-containing protein codes for MTRTTTTRRAAIAALASLSLGAALTVFAPFASAQSVADIKKKGEITIGMLVDFPPYGTTDAKNQPDGYDADVAKLLAKDWGVKANIVPVTGPNRIPFLLTNKVDLLVASLAITPERAKQVDFSIPYAAASVVLYGAKKVDIKTAGDFKGKRLGVARASTQDVALTAMAAEGTEIRRFDDDASAMQAMLSGQVDAIGCSTTVAAQIAKRAPANTFEQKMVLREQVMGIVLRPGQPELKKAVDDFVVRNKANGELNKLYQKWLATDFPALPNS; via the coding sequence ATGACCCGTACCACCACCACCCGCCGCGCAGCGATCGCAGCCCTCGCGTCCCTGAGTCTGGGAGCCGCCCTCACCGTGTTCGCCCCCTTCGCCTCGGCGCAGAGCGTGGCCGACATCAAGAAGAAGGGCGAGATCACCATCGGCATGCTGGTCGACTTCCCGCCCTATGGCACCACCGACGCGAAGAACCAGCCCGACGGTTACGACGCCGACGTGGCCAAGCTGCTGGCCAAGGACTGGGGCGTGAAGGCCAACATCGTGCCGGTCACGGGCCCGAACCGCATTCCCTTCCTGCTGACCAACAAGGTCGACTTGCTGGTCGCCTCGCTGGCCATCACGCCCGAGCGCGCGAAACAGGTTGACTTCTCGATTCCCTATGCGGCCGCCTCCGTGGTGCTTTACGGCGCGAAGAAGGTCGACATCAAGACGGCCGGAGATTTCAAAGGTAAGCGTCTGGGTGTGGCCCGAGCCAGCACGCAAGACGTCGCACTGACAGCCATGGCCGCGGAGGGCACCGAGATCCGTCGCTTTGACGACGACGCTTCGGCCATGCAGGCCATGCTCTCCGGCCAGGTTGACGCCATTGGATGCTCCACCACGGTGGCGGCGCAGATCGCCAAACGGGCACCGGCAAACACATTCGAGCAGAAGATGGTCCTCCGTGAGCAAGTCATGGGAATTGTGCTGCGCCCAGGCCAACCCGAGCTGAAGAAAGCCGTGGACGACTTTGTCGTGCGCAATAAGGCCAACGGCGAGCTGAACAAGCTCTACCAGAAGTGGCTGGCTACGGATTTCCCTGCGCTGCCGAACTCCTGA
- a CDS encoding amino acid ABC transporter permease — protein MNYQFQFDAVFAAWPLLLKGTWITVQLSLVATVLGLVVAIFCAWGKTSGPGWLRFVINAYIEVIRNTPFLVQLFFFFFALPAIGLRWSPQTAALVAMVVNLGAYATEIIRAGIESIPKGQIEAGRAPNLKSWEIFRFIIIKPALKAIYPALTSQFILLMLSSAVVSVISADDLTSVAANLQSQTFRSFEIYIVVAAIYLALALAFSAMFKLIYKRTLNYPDRR, from the coding sequence GTGAACTACCAGTTTCAATTCGACGCCGTCTTCGCCGCCTGGCCGCTGCTGCTCAAGGGCACGTGGATCACCGTCCAGCTGTCGCTGGTCGCCACCGTGCTCGGGCTGGTGGTGGCCATCTTCTGCGCCTGGGGCAAGACCTCGGGGCCGGGCTGGCTGCGCTTCGTGATCAACGCCTACATCGAGGTGATCCGCAACACGCCGTTCCTGGTGCAGCTGTTCTTCTTCTTCTTCGCGCTGCCGGCCATCGGCCTGCGCTGGTCGCCGCAGACGGCCGCGCTGGTGGCGATGGTGGTGAACCTCGGCGCCTATGCCACCGAGATCATCCGCGCCGGCATCGAGTCCATTCCCAAGGGCCAGATCGAGGCGGGCCGCGCGCCCAACCTCAAGTCCTGGGAGATCTTCCGCTTCATCATCATCAAGCCCGCGCTCAAGGCCATCTATCCCGCGCTCACCAGCCAGTTCATCCTGCTGATGCTGAGCTCGGCGGTGGTCTCGGTGATCTCGGCCGACGACCTGACCTCGGTGGCCGCCAACCTGCAGTCGCAGACCTTCCGCAGCTTCGAGATCTACATCGTGGTCGCGGCCATCTACCTCGCGCTGGCGCTCGCCTTCTCGGCGATGTTCAAGCTGATCTACAAGCGCACGCTCAACTACCCGGACCGCCGGTAA
- a CDS encoding H-NS histone family protein, which produces MAKKTFQEVQKQIEQLQKEASELRQQEANEVLARIKEAIAVYGFSAAELGVGRALRRTGSARPSRVVTLGRPASAKKASGAQPKYRDEAGNVWSGRGPRPAWFKAALRSGADPGSFLAK; this is translated from the coding sequence ATGGCAAAGAAGACTTTTCAAGAGGTGCAAAAGCAGATCGAGCAACTCCAAAAGGAAGCGAGTGAGCTTCGCCAGCAAGAAGCGAATGAGGTCTTGGCAAGGATCAAAGAAGCCATCGCCGTCTACGGTTTCTCCGCCGCCGAGTTGGGGGTAGGGCGCGCATTACGACGCACTGGCTCGGCAAGGCCCTCGCGCGTTGTTACACTCGGCCGCCCTGCAAGTGCCAAGAAGGCTTCGGGCGCTCAGCCGAAGTATCGCGATGAAGCTGGCAACGTTTGGAGCGGCCGCGGCCCTCGTCCTGCGTGGTTCAAGGCGGCACTAAGGTCCGGAGCCGATCCGGGGTCGTTTCTCGCCAAGTAA
- a CDS encoding dihydroxy-acid dehydratase, protein MTKKLRSSAWFAGDDKDAFIHRSWMKNRGLPDDAFDGRPIIGICNTFSEFTPCNAHFRELVEHVKKGVLEAGGVPLEFPVFSCGESNLRPTAMLFRNLASMDVEEAIRGNPMDGVVLMAGCDKTTPSLLMGASSCDLPSIVISGGPMLNGKFRGKDIGSGTDVWRFSEDVRAGVMSRSDFMAAESAMSRSPGHCMTMGTASTMASMVEALGVALPGNAAYPAVDARRSRLARMTGRRIVEMVHEDLALSRVLTRAAFANAIRVNGAIGGSTNAVVHLLAIAGRIGTPLTLEDWDRWGQDMPTILDLMPSGRFLMEDFCYAGGLPALMKEVASALDLDALTVTGRTLGENIEAAENFDKEVIRPATNPLTANGGIAVLRGNLAPDGAIIKPSAASAELMRHRGRAVVFDTIEDYKRRVDDPALDIDQSCVMVLRNCGPKGYPGMAEVGNMALPRKLLERGVRDMVRLSDARMSGTAFGTVVLHVAPEAAVGGPLALVLDGDEIELDVPARRLQLHVSEEVLAARRAAWSAPQPAMQGGYQSLYVERTLQADKGADLDFLVGCRGHAVPRESH, encoded by the coding sequence ATGACAAAGAAACTTCGATCCTCTGCCTGGTTTGCGGGCGACGACAAAGATGCATTCATCCATCGCAGCTGGATGAAAAACCGCGGGCTGCCAGATGATGCGTTCGACGGGCGCCCCATCATAGGAATTTGCAATACCTTCTCGGAGTTCACGCCGTGCAACGCGCACTTCCGAGAGTTGGTGGAGCACGTCAAGAAAGGTGTCCTCGAAGCCGGAGGCGTACCGTTGGAGTTCCCGGTGTTCTCCTGCGGGGAGTCCAACCTGCGGCCGACGGCCATGCTCTTCCGAAACCTCGCGTCTATGGATGTCGAGGAGGCGATCAGGGGCAACCCGATGGACGGAGTGGTGCTGATGGCCGGGTGCGATAAGACGACGCCTTCGCTGCTCATGGGCGCTTCGAGTTGCGACCTGCCAAGCATCGTGATCTCCGGTGGTCCCATGCTCAACGGCAAGTTCCGAGGCAAGGACATCGGCTCGGGCACAGACGTTTGGCGCTTCTCGGAAGACGTTCGCGCGGGCGTGATGAGCCGGAGCGATTTCATGGCGGCGGAGAGCGCCATGTCGCGCTCGCCGGGGCACTGCATGACGATGGGAACAGCCTCGACCATGGCCTCCATGGTCGAAGCGCTGGGAGTGGCGTTGCCCGGCAACGCCGCCTATCCAGCGGTTGACGCGCGTCGCTCTCGTCTAGCCCGGATGACGGGCCGACGCATAGTTGAAATGGTTCACGAAGATCTAGCCCTGTCGCGTGTTCTGACGCGCGCAGCATTTGCGAACGCGATTCGCGTCAACGGTGCAATCGGCGGCTCGACAAACGCAGTCGTGCACCTGCTAGCGATCGCGGGGCGCATAGGCACGCCGCTCACGCTGGAGGACTGGGACCGATGGGGACAGGACATGCCCACCATCCTCGACTTGATGCCGTCCGGGCGCTTCCTCATGGAAGACTTCTGCTACGCGGGCGGCCTGCCGGCACTCATGAAGGAAGTGGCGTCTGCGCTTGATCTCGACGCGCTTACCGTGACGGGGCGAACGCTTGGCGAGAACATCGAAGCGGCGGAAAACTTCGACAAGGAGGTAATCCGCCCTGCGACGAATCCGCTCACGGCGAACGGCGGAATCGCGGTGCTCAGAGGCAACCTCGCGCCCGACGGCGCAATCATCAAGCCGTCCGCCGCGTCTGCGGAACTCATGCGCCATCGCGGGCGGGCTGTCGTGTTCGACACGATCGAGGACTACAAGCGCCGCGTTGACGACCCTGCTCTGGACATAGACCAAAGCTGTGTGATGGTTCTGCGCAACTGCGGCCCCAAGGGCTATCCTGGGATGGCCGAGGTGGGCAACATGGCGCTTCCGCGCAAGCTGCTCGAGCGCGGTGTACGGGACATGGTGAGGCTGTCCGATGCCCGAATGTCGGGCACCGCCTTCGGGACCGTGGTCCTGCACGTCGCTCCGGAAGCAGCCGTCGGCGGCCCTCTGGCCTTGGTGCTGGATGGCGACGAAATCGAACTGGACGTGCCAGCTCGAAGGCTCCAACTACATGTTTCCGAGGAGGTACTGGCCGCGCGCCGAGCAGCATGGTCCGCGCCGCAGCCTGCCATGCAGGGCGGCTATCAGTCGCTCTACGTCGAGCGAACGCTGCAGGCGGACAAGGGGGCGGACCTGGATTTTCTCGTCGGCTGTCGAGGCCACGCTGTGCCGCGGGAGAGCCATTGA
- a CDS encoding D-glycerate dehydrogenase yields MKNVIVFKALPSDQLERLSAVHHVTVADPQTAPDAFYKALPKAQGLIGASYPITAELLAKAPSLEVISSASVGVDNYDLAELERRNILLCHTPGVLDETVADTVFGLLIATSRRFVELSNLVREGRWPREFGEDLFGFDVHGKTLGLIGFGRIGQAIARRAALGFGMKVHYHVRREVDLAKQAPELVGKVAYATREALLAQSDFVVAMLPLTEATRGLIDAQVFNSMKPGAIFINGGRGATVSENALLASLDSGRLRAAGLDVFANEPLPWESPLRSHPRVTPLPHIGSATHETRHAMAALATTSLLQALAGERPAAVFDTRGT; encoded by the coding sequence ATGAAAAACGTTATCGTCTTCAAGGCGCTTCCATCCGACCAGCTTGAACGCCTCAGCGCCGTGCATCACGTCACCGTTGCGGACCCTCAAACCGCACCGGACGCGTTCTATAAGGCTCTTCCCAAGGCTCAAGGCCTGATCGGCGCGAGCTATCCCATCACGGCGGAGCTACTCGCCAAAGCGCCTTCACTAGAGGTTATTTCCAGCGCCTCGGTGGGCGTGGACAACTACGACCTGGCGGAGTTGGAGCGACGCAATATTCTCCTGTGCCACACACCCGGCGTTCTCGACGAGACCGTCGCGGATACGGTGTTCGGACTCCTGATCGCAACCAGCCGACGCTTTGTCGAATTGTCCAATCTGGTACGAGAAGGCCGATGGCCACGCGAGTTCGGCGAAGATCTTTTCGGCTTTGACGTGCACGGTAAGACGCTTGGGCTAATTGGCTTTGGGCGCATTGGCCAAGCCATCGCAAGACGCGCAGCCCTCGGTTTTGGCATGAAGGTGCACTACCACGTCCGCCGAGAGGTTGATCTAGCGAAGCAAGCCCCTGAGTTGGTGGGCAAAGTCGCTTACGCAACCCGCGAAGCGCTGTTGGCTCAATCTGACTTTGTTGTCGCGATGCTTCCGCTCACCGAAGCAACGCGAGGGTTAATCGATGCGCAAGTCTTCAACTCAATGAAACCTGGAGCGATTTTTATCAATGGCGGACGAGGTGCAACAGTCAGCGAAAACGCGTTGCTCGCGTCCTTGGACAGCGGCCGTCTTCGCGCAGCGGGCCTGGACGTTTTTGCAAACGAGCCGTTACCTTGGGAATCGCCTCTACGATCACACCCCCGCGTGACGCCTCTGCCTCACATCGGTTCGGCAACGCACGAAACACGACACGCAATGGCGGCGCTTGCGACGACAAGCTTGCTACAAGCGCTAGCAGGCGAGCGGCCTGCTGCTGTATTCGATACCCGGGGAACTTGA
- a CDS encoding RloB domain-containing protein has protein sequence MGADNSARHRQASKLKRREQARRGAGKRVLIVCEGEKTEPEYLKEVRRARQLQAANVQIMPSAFGTDPLNVVRYAKQLFEEGDSHRKIEPRAFDEIFAVFDRDEHQNYVVALQLAASISNTLRNDLRQLVRFVAIASVPCFEIWLLLHFEDIRHPISRSEALQRLRQYLPGYEKGAGSHYSATSDRLEVAIGRTLALNALHNAQQGVELHCDMPQLLAAMV, from the coding sequence ATGGGCGCGGACAACAGTGCAAGGCATCGGCAGGCCAGCAAGCTAAAGCGAAGGGAGCAGGCGCGAAGAGGGGCGGGAAAGCGCGTGCTGATCGTCTGCGAAGGCGAGAAGACTGAGCCTGAGTATCTCAAAGAAGTCAGACGCGCTCGGCAATTGCAGGCGGCAAACGTACAAATCATGCCCTCGGCGTTTGGTACCGATCCTCTGAATGTTGTCAGGTACGCAAAGCAACTCTTTGAGGAAGGTGATTCGCACAGGAAGATCGAGCCGCGAGCATTCGACGAGATCTTCGCGGTATTCGACCGGGACGAGCATCAAAACTATGTTGTTGCTCTTCAACTGGCCGCGTCGATCAGCAACACCCTGCGCAACGACCTCCGACAATTAGTCCGTTTCGTGGCGATTGCTTCTGTCCCCTGCTTTGAGATCTGGCTGTTGCTGCATTTTGAAGACATCCGGCATCCGATTTCTCGTTCGGAGGCGCTACAGCGGCTTCGGCAGTACTTACCTGGCTACGAAAAAGGGGCTGGCTCCCATTATTCCGCTACCAGCGACAGGCTGGAAGTTGCGATCGGGCGCACGCTCGCGCTGAATGCACTCCACAACGCCCAACAAGGCGTCGAACTTCACTGCGACATGCCTCAGCTTCTCGCTGCCATGGTCTAG
- a CDS encoding H-NS histone family protein codes for MARLHRTYLQLRDEIAALQRTAADLLTAEKNDAIAKIDSLIATYNIAPSELTFAHRTSRPLNTARTKGRTPKKASVQFQDAAGNTWGGRGPRPIWLKQALKKRGARIEDFAIASSRQAPAPSQPINGSTNHPLVKIHVKPTAATPLAQKVSEASRVNTPESAPRSGKSSATKVSLTPKKLTAAKSADSAKQAHKKPATASKNASYSSAPKTSRKKLVAPKPAVPEHQGAEGAAASASGKAIKSRSGEVTTKPSSIAKVASKVASTSARAKKSSNARANPSKTTIANKQLKVSTKKARKSTAATERQDDSQLSLPIQVEHSTTAPNVASSETNSASIAE; via the coding sequence ATGGCACGCCTACACAGAACCTATCTTCAGCTGCGCGACGAGATCGCAGCGCTGCAACGTACCGCCGCCGACCTTTTGACAGCTGAAAAAAACGATGCGATCGCCAAGATCGACTCCCTGATTGCTACTTACAACATCGCACCGTCGGAGCTGACCTTTGCACATCGCACCTCCAGACCTCTAAACACGGCTAGGACCAAAGGCCGTACGCCCAAGAAAGCGAGCGTTCAATTCCAAGACGCCGCTGGCAATACGTGGGGCGGGCGCGGGCCGCGTCCGATCTGGCTAAAACAAGCTTTGAAGAAGCGCGGCGCACGCATCGAGGATTTTGCGATCGCGTCATCGCGTCAAGCACCCGCACCCAGCCAACCCATCAATGGCTCGACGAATCATCCTCTCGTCAAGATCCACGTCAAGCCAACTGCCGCGACCCCGCTGGCCCAGAAAGTCTCTGAAGCCAGCAGGGTCAATACCCCGGAAAGTGCCCCCAGAAGCGGCAAGTCTTCTGCAACCAAAGTTTCTTTAACACCAAAGAAGCTCACAGCAGCGAAATCAGCCGACTCCGCAAAGCAAGCGCACAAGAAGCCAGCGACAGCTTCTAAAAATGCGTCTTATTCCAGCGCGCCTAAGACATCGAGAAAGAAGTTGGTCGCACCAAAGCCCGCTGTTCCAGAGCATCAAGGTGCCGAGGGGGCTGCGGCGTCCGCTTCGGGAAAGGCAATCAAGAGCCGATCGGGAGAGGTAACGACGAAGCCGTCGAGCATCGCCAAGGTTGCATCCAAAGTGGCGTCTACATCGGCTCGTGCAAAGAAATCCAGCAATGCTCGCGCCAATCCCTCAAAGACCACCATTGCAAACAAACAACTAAAGGTATCGACCAAGAAGGCGCGCAAATCAACCGCGGCGACAGAACGTCAAGACGACTCGCAGCTTTCTCTGCCCATCCAAGTGGAGCACTCGACCACTGCCCCTAACGTTGCGAGTTCAGAGACCAATTCCGCTTCGATCGCCGAATGA
- a CDS encoding AAA family ATPase, which yields MLIDFRASNFRSIQEEVVLSMVANADKQFINTNTVKTEVRGVDRLLRAVAILGANGSGKSNVLLALSSMQHLVAASAARFKPGQQLPYQPFVLGDSLCEFTEYELTFVHEGVRHQYGFKHDETRILEEWLLVYVSSKPQTWFIRTYDHEAQKYVYRNSDFLKGKKELWQEATRENALFLSTAAQLNSEQLLPIFRWITEDIVVLAAGQSLSAESTLEKLQSSQDHKLILDLLNAADFGICEVDVTQQKVKSVEFHKDGTVAFEDRDEKTPVFSHRSASGAVTKFLLEQESLGTQRFFLFAGPLIDILRNGKVLVVDELDNSMHTLLCRRIIELFQVDGVGGRAAQLIFTTHDTSLLDAYGLLRRDQVWLAKKSSGQNSELIPLTDYMPRKGEALERGYVSGRYGGTPTVDVDLFSQVRDATQSDRIRINLNEPHEVRFWAGSFGIDEDGLRRAVKSAGNNAADVRNFLAHRDPRAVPTTPARG from the coding sequence ATGCTGATCGATTTCCGCGCTAGCAACTTTCGGTCGATTCAGGAGGAGGTCGTCTTGTCGATGGTTGCCAACGCCGACAAACAGTTCATCAATACGAACACGGTGAAGACGGAGGTGCGGGGGGTCGATCGCCTTCTTCGCGCCGTCGCGATCCTAGGAGCCAACGGGAGCGGCAAGTCGAACGTTCTCCTCGCGCTTTCGAGCATGCAGCACCTGGTAGCTGCCTCCGCCGCTCGATTTAAACCGGGCCAGCAGTTACCTTATCAGCCGTTTGTGCTGGGAGACAGCCTCTGCGAATTCACCGAGTATGAACTAACCTTCGTGCACGAGGGAGTCAGACATCAGTACGGGTTCAAACACGATGAGACCCGTATTTTGGAAGAGTGGCTGCTAGTTTATGTCTCCAGCAAGCCGCAAACCTGGTTCATCCGCACTTATGACCATGAAGCTCAAAAGTACGTGTATCGCAACAGCGATTTTTTGAAAGGAAAGAAAGAGTTGTGGCAAGAGGCAACGCGTGAGAACGCCCTCTTCCTCTCAACCGCGGCACAGCTCAACAGTGAGCAACTACTACCAATCTTTCGCTGGATTACCGAAGACATTGTTGTCCTAGCTGCCGGTCAGTCGCTGTCGGCGGAATCAACCTTGGAAAAATTGCAATCCTCGCAAGACCACAAGCTCATCCTCGACCTCTTGAACGCAGCCGACTTCGGAATTTGTGAGGTCGATGTCACTCAACAGAAAGTCAAGAGCGTCGAATTTCACAAAGACGGCACGGTTGCATTTGAGGACAGAGATGAGAAGACGCCTGTCTTCAGTCATCGATCGGCGTCGGGTGCGGTCACGAAATTTCTGCTCGAACAGGAATCTCTGGGAACGCAGCGATTCTTTCTGTTCGCTGGCCCTCTGATCGATATCCTGAGAAATGGCAAAGTTTTGGTCGTGGATGAACTCGACAACAGCATGCACACCTTGCTTTGCCGGCGTATCATCGAACTCTTTCAGGTAGATGGAGTTGGGGGGCGAGCGGCTCAGCTTATCTTCACAACCCACGATACCTCCCTCCTAGACGCATACGGACTTTTGAGGCGCGATCAAGTTTGGCTTGCAAAAAAGTCCAGCGGCCAAAACTCGGAGTTAATCCCTCTGACCGACTACATGCCACGCAAAGGTGAAGCACTCGAGCGCGGCTACGTTTCCGGCCGATATGGCGGAACCCCCACGGTCGATGTTGATCTCTTCTCACAAGTGAGAGATGCCACTCAGTCGGATCGCATACGAATCAATCTCAACGAGCCACATGAGGTGCGATTTTGGGCCGGGTCGTTTGGCATCGACGAGGATGGCTTGCGTCGTGCAGTAAAGTCCGCGGGTAACAATGCCGCGGACGTCCGCAATTTCTTGGCCCATCGCGATCCCCGCGCGGTTCCAACTACTCCCGCTCGGGGCTGA
- a CDS encoding amino acid ABC transporter ATP-binding protein, producing the protein MAGHKLGDTIIQLDDVYKWYGDFQVLTGIDLSVRAGERIVICGPSGSGKSTLIRCINRLETVQKGRIEVDGIDLTAGGKNVDAVRAEVGMVFQQFNLFPHLTILQNCTLAPMRSRGMTQAQAEEVAMKYLTRVRIPEQANKYPSQLSGGQQQRVAIARALCMTPKIMLFDEPTSALDPEMVKEVLDTMIGLAEDGMTMLCVTHEMGFARSVADRVIFMAEGRIVEQAPPEEFFGSPKNEKTRQFLGQILDSPPKH; encoded by the coding sequence ATGGCAGGACACAAACTGGGTGATACGATTATCCAGCTCGACGACGTTTACAAGTGGTACGGCGACTTCCAGGTGCTGACCGGCATCGACCTCAGCGTGCGCGCGGGCGAGCGCATCGTGATCTGCGGGCCCTCGGGCTCGGGCAAGTCGACGCTGATCCGCTGCATCAACCGGCTCGAGACGGTGCAGAAGGGCCGCATCGAGGTCGACGGCATCGATCTCACGGCCGGCGGCAAGAACGTCGACGCGGTGCGGGCCGAGGTCGGCATGGTGTTCCAGCAGTTCAACCTGTTCCCGCACCTCACGATCCTGCAGAACTGCACGCTGGCGCCGATGCGCTCGCGCGGCATGACGCAGGCGCAGGCCGAGGAGGTGGCGATGAAGTACCTCACGCGCGTGCGCATTCCCGAGCAGGCCAACAAGTACCCGAGCCAGCTCTCGGGCGGCCAGCAGCAGCGCGTGGCGATCGCGCGCGCGCTGTGCATGACGCCCAAGATCATGCTGTTCGACGAGCCCACCTCCGCGCTCGACCCCGAGATGGTGAAGGAAGTGCTCGACACCATGATCGGCCTGGCCGAGGACGGCATGACCATGCTGTGCGTGACGCACGAGATGGGCTTCGCGCGCAGCGTGGCCGACCGCGTGATCTTCATGGCAGAGGGCAGGATCGTGGAGCAGGCGCCGCCCGAGGAATTCTTCGGCAGCCCGAAGAACGAGAAGACCCGGCAGTTCCTGGGCCAGATCCTCGATTCACCACCGAAACATTGA
- a CDS encoding YncE family protein yields the protein MRPDWIVSTNDAKYQRVAGGDTYPCDAPCDTMDLIDATSFPQRVVATVDVRTTIVGPPQAVALSPDGQLAVVSAPNRYAAARDECVFENYLQVVDLSIESPRVVQRVPTSHHPQGVAFHPSGHLLLAATVGGTIESFAVEGQRLVRTSEMIVSSGRLSGVTFTADGTTAIVLLRDAQGAAVLEVEGSSVHLTNERISTGVAPYAVDVCGDGRWAVIGNVGLAGLPGFAGQLAGDADTVTLVDISRRPFRAVQHLSVPALPEGVAISPNGRWIAALTMDGSNLKPDNPGRRERGRIRLFELRDGQAHAAGDLPAGEAGQGIVFTADSQYILAQFNVEKMLAVYGFKDGAWGDTGHRIPTQGGPCSIRAMPGRRFSTTATEGPA from the coding sequence ATGAGGCCCGACTGGATCGTGTCGACCAACGATGCGAAGTATCAGCGCGTGGCGGGCGGGGACACCTATCCCTGCGACGCACCTTGCGACACGATGGACCTCATCGATGCAACGTCGTTCCCGCAACGCGTCGTCGCCACGGTGGATGTGCGCACCACCATTGTCGGCCCGCCGCAGGCCGTTGCACTTTCGCCGGATGGACAACTGGCTGTTGTGTCCGCACCCAATCGCTACGCCGCGGCCCGGGACGAGTGCGTGTTCGAGAACTACCTTCAGGTGGTGGACCTGAGCATCGAGTCGCCTCGCGTCGTCCAGCGTGTCCCCACCTCGCACCATCCGCAAGGCGTGGCGTTTCACCCGAGCGGCCACCTCCTACTGGCCGCAACGGTGGGCGGCACGATTGAGTCATTTGCTGTGGAAGGACAGCGATTGGTGCGCACGAGCGAGATGATTGTCTCCAGCGGCCGTCTTTCGGGCGTGACCTTCACCGCCGACGGCACGACCGCCATCGTCCTGCTGCGCGACGCGCAAGGTGCTGCGGTGCTCGAGGTTGAAGGGTCCTCGGTTCACCTTACGAATGAGCGCATATCGACCGGCGTGGCCCCGTATGCCGTCGACGTGTGCGGCGACGGACGCTGGGCTGTGATCGGCAATGTCGGCCTCGCCGGACTTCCCGGCTTCGCCGGTCAATTGGCGGGAGATGCGGACACGGTCACGCTCGTGGACATCTCCAGGCGTCCCTTTCGGGCCGTGCAGCACTTGTCCGTTCCCGCCTTGCCGGAGGGCGTGGCGATCTCGCCGAATGGTCGTTGGATCGCCGCCCTCACTATGGATGGCTCCAACCTCAAGCCAGACAATCCCGGCCGACGCGAACGGGGACGAATACGACTTTTCGAGCTTCGCGACGGTCAGGCGCACGCAGCAGGCGATTTACCGGCGGGAGAGGCCGGGCAGGGCATCGTCTTCACGGCGGACAGCCAGTACATCCTAGCCCAGTTCAACGTGGAGAAGATGTTGGCCGTATATGGGTTCAAAGACGGCGCTTGGGGCGATACCGGCCATCGCATACCAACGCAAGGCGGCCCTTGTTCGATCAGAGCGATGCCTGGGCGGCGCTTTTCCACAACCGCTACAGAGGGACCGGCGTGA
- a CDS encoding amino acid ABC transporter permease, translating into MRTFGFPEFLFILEAAQWTLALSAIAFVGGAILGLAIALMRTSESAWARGVSTTFIQIFQGTPLLLQLFLVFFGAPVLGLDINPWVAAGVALVLNSAAFLGEIWRGCIEAIPRGQWEAAQALSLNYSARMRDVVLPQAFRIALAPTVGYLVQIIKGTSLAAIIGFVEVTRAGQIVNNATFQPLVVFSVVAAIYFVICWPLSLLAARMERKRARALAR; encoded by the coding sequence ATGCGCACCTTCGGCTTTCCCGAATTCCTGTTCATCCTCGAAGCGGCCCAATGGACGCTCGCGCTCTCGGCCATCGCCTTCGTGGGCGGCGCGATCCTGGGGCTCGCGATCGCGCTCATGCGCACGTCCGAATCGGCGTGGGCGCGCGGCGTCTCGACCACCTTCATCCAGATCTTCCAGGGCACGCCGCTGCTGCTGCAGCTGTTCCTGGTGTTCTTCGGCGCGCCGGTGCTGGGGCTGGACATCAACCCCTGGGTTGCCGCGGGCGTGGCGCTGGTGCTCAACAGCGCGGCCTTCCTCGGCGAGATCTGGCGCGGCTGCATCGAGGCCATTCCGCGCGGCCAGTGGGAGGCGGCGCAGGCGCTGAGCCTCAACTACAGCGCGCGCATGCGCGACGTCGTGCTGCCGCAGGCCTTCAGGATCGCGCTCGCGCCCACCGTGGGCTACCTGGTGCAGATCATCAAGGGCACCTCGCTCGCGGCCATCATCGGCTTCGTCGAGGTCACGCGCGCCGGCCAGATCGTCAACAACGCCACCTTCCAGCCGCTGGTCGTGTTCTCGGTGGTGGCCGCCATCTACTTCGTCATCTGCTGGCCGCTGTCGCTGCTGGCCGCGCGCATGGAACGCAAGCGCGCTCGCGCGCTGGCCCGCTGA